TATTATGGAATCTGTTTACAAAGGTGCAGATCAGGCATTTGCAGATACTGACTATGGTTGGGATGATCTAGATGGTATTGGTACTACCGGATATGGTCGTATTAATATTGGAAAACAGTTAAATGCAGAACTTATTCAGGAGGAACTTTCTGTTAATGCAAAAGGTGCTGTATATCTTGCAGGTAAACAAAAAGGTGAAGCTACTGTATTGGATATTGGTGGTATGGATAACAAGGTAATTACTGTAAATAATGGAATTCCTGATAACTTTACTATGGGGGGTATATGTGCAGGTGCTTCTGGAAGATTTTTAGACATGACCTCTCGTCGTTTAGATGTTGATATTACAGAATTGGGTCCTCTTGCAGTATCCGGTAATTATAAAAATGCGGTTTTAAACAGTTATTGTATTGTATTTGGTATCCAGGATTTAGTTACAACTTTGGCAGCAGGTGGTTCTAAGGCTGATGTTGCAGATGCGGCTTGTCACTCTGTAGCACAACAGGTATATGAGCAACAACTCCAAGAAATCGATATAAGGGAACCATTGATTCAAGTAGGTGGTACTTCATTAATTTCTGGTTTGGTTGAAGCTGTTAAAGATACTCTTGGTGGTATCGATATAATTGTACCAGAATATTCCCAACATATCGGTGCAGTAGGGGCAGCATTACTTGTATCTGGACTTGGTAGAAGACAAGAAGATAAAAAAGCATAAGTGATTTATATGTTAGTTGAATCATATGATAAAGATGGAGCAGAAGTTTATGATATGATTATTAGGCAGATTTTCCAAGATCTCCAACTTGGACCCTCTGTTACAGATATGAAAGCTTTTGTAGATCCTAAAGAAGTAGTTTTCATCATGGCTATTAAGACTAAAAAAACTAGTTCAAATACCTATTTAAAAGAGGTTGCACATACCAAATTCTTTAAAGATAATAATCAAACTAATGTATTTGTTGATGATGAGAATTACCTTCCACATATTCTTAAAGTATTATGGGATAAATATGGACGTGAAAATGTTCACCAGCCTGATAGATATACAATTGTCTTAGACGGTGATCAGAGGTTTATTGAGGAGTATGTTGTAGATAACCCTTCAATTAATCTTCAAAAAAGAGTTTATGATGGAATTTATAGGATTGTTCCTGAAGGTTTTAAAGTAATTAAAGATGTTTCCCGTGATGGGATAATTGCTATTGTTGCTACTGATGAATTAATAAGAGATAAATGGGTTGAAAAAGCAGAGGAGTATATTGATGAATTAAATTCCTGATTTTTAATCATCATATTCTTTAATCCTAAATTTATATTAATTTATCTTAATTTTCTATTATTTTTTTAGTTTATTTTTTGTTTTATTAGGGTAAACTTTATAAGTAATATAATTAAGAATAATAACAATTATTATAAAATCGTAATAATAATTCATATAGGGGTTAATTAAATTTATTCAAATAAATTTTGGCGAGGCAGATAATATGGCTGATATTAAAGGTAAACAAGATCAATCTGGACCTTCAGTTGAAATAGGTAAAGGAAATCATAAAGCAGAAAGATTCGCTCATATTACTAAAGCTCATCCATGTTTTAATGAAAAATTACATGATAAAGTAGGTAGGGCACATATTCCTATTGCACCAAAATGTAATATTGGATGTAATTTCTGTGTAAGGTCATTCCATGAACCTGATGAAGATAGACCTGGTGTTTCAGCATGTATATTAAATCCAGAACAAGGTATTGAGCATGTTGAAAAAATATTAAAGGAAGAACCTATATCTGTTGTAGGTGTAGCAGGACCTGGGGATTCTTTAGCAAATGAAGAAACATTTGAATTCTTTAGAAAATTAAATGAAATTCATCCTGAAATTATTAAATGTATGAGTACTAATGGGCTTTTACTTCCTGAAAAGGCTCAAGAAATTGCAGACTGTAATATAAATACTGTAACAGTTACAATAAATGCAATAGATCCTGAAATCCTTAAAGATATTGTGGGCTTTGTTCATTATCATGGTAAAGTTTACAGGGGAGTTGAAGGTGCCAAAATACTTATTAAAAACCAACTTGAAGGTATTGAATTACTTGATGATTTAGGTGTAATTGTAAAGGTCAATTCAGTACTTATTCCTGGATTAAATGATCAACATATTGAAGAGATTGCAAAAGAGGTTTCTAAACGTGGTGCTTCTTTAATGAATGTTCTTCCTCTCATACCATTAAATAAAATGGAAAATTATGAGCGTCCTGATTGTCTATTAATTGAAAACACTAGGGAAAAAGTTGAAGAATATCTTCCAGTTTTCAGAGCATGTACCCAATGTAGGGCAGATGCTTATGGAATTCCTGGTAAGAAAAGTCATGACCATAATCTTGGCGTAACTCCAAGTAGTCATTTCTAATTCTTTATTTTTTAACTATTTTTTTTATTTTTAACTTTATAACTATTTTAATATTGATTCGCTTTTTTTTTAAATTGGAAATTATCTAAAATTTACGACCAGTTTTATCATGCTTTTTTTAAAATTTTGTATTCTAATTTCACAATTTATGTTATTA
This genomic stretch from Methanobrevibacter boviskoreani JH1 harbors:
- a CDS encoding methanogenesis marker 17 protein; amino-acid sequence: MLVESYDKDGAEVYDMIIRQIFQDLQLGPSVTDMKAFVDPKEVVFIMAIKTKKTSSNTYLKEVAHTKFFKDNNQTNVFVDDENYLPHILKVLWDKYGRENVHQPDRYTIVLDGDQRFIEEYVVDNPSINLQKRVYDGIYRIVPEGFKVIKDVSRDGIIAIVATDELIRDKWVEKAEEYIDELNS
- a CDS encoding methanogenesis marker 15 protein — protein: MVKIALVSCGTEYSGIQKEIEKAALTFGAEIILPEIDLDYIEEAYTKFGFSAQSSSLKLMIARAMAIVEGRCKADAVFVASCFRCAEAALVRNEVRRFIQQNTRIPVVTYSFTEKTKADELFIRMEALVTTVARRSILAREKQEGLTLGIDSGSTTTKVVLMENNKVIGTGWNPTKDIMESVYKGADQAFADTDYGWDDLDGIGTTGYGRINIGKQLNAELIQEELSVNAKGAVYLAGKQKGEATVLDIGGMDNKVITVNNGIPDNFTMGGICAGASGRFLDMTSRRLDVDITELGPLAVSGNYKNAVLNSYCIVFGIQDLVTTLAAGGSKADVADAACHSVAQQVYEQQLQEIDIREPLIQVGGTSLISGLVEAVKDTLGGIDIIVPEYSQHIGAVGAALLVSGLGRRQEDKKA
- a CDS encoding radical SAM protein; this encodes MADIKGKQDQSGPSVEIGKGNHKAERFAHITKAHPCFNEKLHDKVGRAHIPIAPKCNIGCNFCVRSFHEPDEDRPGVSACILNPEQGIEHVEKILKEEPISVVGVAGPGDSLANEETFEFFRKLNEIHPEIIKCMSTNGLLLPEKAQEIADCNINTVTVTINAIDPEILKDIVGFVHYHGKVYRGVEGAKILIKNQLEGIELLDDLGVIVKVNSVLIPGLNDQHIEEIAKEVSKRGASLMNVLPLIPLNKMENYERPDCLLIENTREKVEEYLPVFRACTQCRADAYGIPGKKSHDHNLGVTPSSHF